From Paenibacillus sp. PK3_47, the proteins below share one genomic window:
- the clpP gene encoding ATP-dependent Clp endopeptidase proteolytic subunit ClpP, which yields MGVIPYVIEQTGRGERSYDIYSRLLKDRIVLVGAAIDDQLANSIIAQLLFLAADEPDKDIQMFINSPGGSTSAGFGIYDTMQVIKPQINTICTGMAASFGSLLLLAGATGKRYALPNSEVMIHQPHGGAQGQASDIAISAARILKIREKIVQITAERTGQPAEKVARDMERDYFMSAGEALEYGIIDKIITKL from the coding sequence ATGGGTGTTATCCCCTACGTTATTGAACAAACTGGCCGAGGCGAACGTTCTTACGATATTTATTCCCGGCTGCTGAAGGACCGGATTGTGCTGGTGGGTGCGGCTATTGACGATCAGCTTGCGAACAGTATTATTGCCCAGCTATTGTTCCTGGCGGCGGATGAGCCGGATAAGGATATTCAAATGTTCATCAACAGTCCCGGGGGATCTACTTCCGCCGGCTTCGGGATTTATGATACGATGCAGGTAATCAAACCGCAGATCAATACGATCTGTACAGGGATGGCGGCATCCTTTGGTTCACTGCTGCTTCTGGCAGGGGCGACGGGCAAACGTTATGCGCTGCCGAACAGCGAGGTTATGATTCATCAGCCGCATGGGGGCGCACAGGGCCAGGCCAGTGACATTGCAATCAGCGCTGCCCGCATTCTGAAAATCCGCGAAAAAATCGTCCAAATTACTGCTGAACGGACCGGCCAGCCGGCAGAGAAGGTTGCCAGAGATATGGAAAGGGATTATTTTATGTCCGCCGGGGAAGCGCTGGAGTATGGGATTATCGACAAAATCATTACCAAACTATAA
- a CDS encoding NAD-dependent epimerase/dehydratase family protein yields the protein MRNILVLGGTRFFGKRLVERLLQDQDTQVTILTRGNTEDSFGGYEWLNRLYADRTDTAALAEAVQDDKWDVVYDNICYSPDEAADAARIFAGNAKRYILTSSLSVYDSKPEALTEADFDPYSYPVQTGGKDDHSYQEGKRLAETVLLKQTAFPVAAVRFPIVLGIDDYTRRLHFHIGHVREGKPVGVPNPEAVISFIRSDEAAEFLYWLGHSSLTGPVNACSDGTLSIGEILAVIEQATGQQALTMQKTAKADMSPFGIEQSWHMDTTKARKAGFSFLSLSAWFPELVSYINDSFGQRE from the coding sequence ATGCGGAATATACTTGTACTCGGCGGAACCCGTTTTTTTGGCAAAAGACTTGTTGAACGGCTCCTGCAGGACCAGGATACACAGGTAACCATCCTCACCCGGGGCAATACAGAGGACAGCTTTGGCGGATATGAGTGGCTGAACAGACTCTATGCAGACCGTACCGATACAGCTGCCCTTGCTGAAGCGGTTCAGGACGACAAGTGGGATGTCGTCTATGACAACATCTGCTATTCACCGGATGAGGCGGCAGACGCTGCCCGGATTTTTGCCGGGAATGCGAAACGTTACATCTTGACCTCCAGCCTGTCCGTTTATGACTCCAAACCGGAAGCGCTGACGGAAGCAGACTTTGACCCTTACAGCTATCCTGTACAGACGGGCGGAAAAGATGACCACAGCTACCAGGAGGGCAAACGCCTGGCAGAGACAGTACTGCTGAAACAGACGGCGTTTCCGGTTGCAGCGGTCCGCTTTCCCATTGTACTGGGGATTGATGATTACACGCGGAGGCTTCATTTTCATATCGGCCATGTCCGTGAAGGCAAGCCTGTCGGTGTTCCCAACCCGGAAGCCGTCATCTCCTTTATCCGCTCGGATGAAGCCGCAGAGTTCCTCTACTGGCTGGGGCATTCATCGTTGACCGGACCCGTAAATGCCTGTTCGGACGGCACCTTATCCATCGGTGAGATTCTTGCCGTCATTGAACAAGCAACCGGGCAGCAAGCGCTGACCATGCAAAAAACCGCCAAAGCAGACATGTCCCCTTTCGGGATTGAACAGTCCTGGCATATGGACACCACAAAAGCCCGCAAAGCGGGCTTCTCATTCCTGTCACTGTCTGCGTGGTTTCCGGAGCTCGTCAGCTACATCAATGACTCATTCGGCCAGCGCGAGTAA
- a CDS encoding methyl-accepting chemotaxis protein: MKWKLILSFSAVTLIFLGVAVYQGYKINQVEVSMERQKSEMEKRITVSAMTGLLQEMNSLETSLAESSDLELAGAFREKQQKFGDELAKVDFTRNAPGFQELQVLREEAAQYTARFEELVQTMEDENLDPLTVLEQMDVIHTEALTLHQNMMNTNEQLYSAAAENAEQAQDESFRLLGQTVSVVVVAAAGIFLFTLVLGWMMLRSFLSPVRKLQEALRQISEGDLRQQINSPYNDELGRLSYHFDHMVARVRGMLSQTLAAASSLADYAASFQQYSAVTAHTNKIIVRTIQEISAGADQQAVQSEHSAVLLQELEREVEEITEYTGTMLSTSEHANQNTRKGSDTVTALREISRHSRESIGKVYEALEKLVENSRDISRITNSITEISKQTNILSLNASIEAARAGAAGKGFAVIAGEVRHLSVQTNDSSIHISRIIHELQDSMAEFQQHMLETKKSLEEQDHQVAQTLASFEAIDGSIMGISRQIGQIHGKVEQTRKLNSRLAESIHSVASVAEETAAGVQEVTASSTQQDQAIHDIARQAVEINEISQRLFREINIFKIAEKSEEGEPRSGQLLSMEEHRSGVQPPEEKDDLLALAE, encoded by the coding sequence ATGAAATGGAAGTTGATCCTAAGTTTTTCTGCTGTTACGCTCATTTTTTTGGGAGTAGCGGTGTATCAGGGGTACAAGATTAATCAGGTGGAAGTCTCCATGGAACGGCAGAAGTCCGAGATGGAAAAAAGAATCACGGTTTCGGCGATGACCGGACTGCTGCAGGAGATGAACAGCCTGGAAACTTCGCTGGCCGAATCCAGCGATTTGGAGCTCGCTGGAGCATTCAGGGAGAAGCAGCAAAAGTTCGGGGACGAGCTGGCCAAGGTCGATTTTACCCGGAATGCGCCGGGATTCCAGGAACTTCAGGTGCTGAGAGAAGAAGCTGCTCAATATACGGCCCGCTTTGAAGAACTGGTACAGACGATGGAAGACGAAAATCTGGATCCGCTGACTGTGCTGGAACAAATGGATGTTATACATACAGAGGCATTAACGTTACATCAGAACATGATGAACACCAATGAACAGCTGTATTCGGCAGCAGCAGAAAATGCGGAACAGGCGCAGGATGAATCTTTCAGGCTGCTGGGCCAGACCGTGTCGGTCGTAGTGGTTGCGGCCGCGGGGATCTTTCTGTTCACCCTGGTGCTGGGCTGGATGATGCTCCGCTCCTTCCTGTCTCCGGTAAGAAAGCTTCAGGAGGCGCTGCGGCAAATTTCGGAAGGCGACCTGCGCCAGCAGATCAACTCTCCGTATAATGACGAGCTTGGCAGGCTTAGCTATCATTTTGACCATATGGTTGCCCGGGTCCGCGGGATGCTGTCCCAGACCTTGGCTGCCGCCTCTTCACTGGCTGACTATGCAGCTTCCTTTCAGCAGTATTCAGCCGTCACAGCCCATACCAATAAAATCATCGTGCGGACGATACAGGAAATCTCGGCAGGTGCCGATCAGCAGGCGGTACAATCCGAGCACAGCGCAGTGCTGCTGCAGGAGCTGGAGCGGGAAGTAGAGGAGATCACGGAATATACCGGTACCATGCTGTCCACTAGTGAACATGCGAATCAGAATACCCGCAAAGGATCGGATACCGTTACTGCGCTGCGGGAAATTTCACGGCATTCGCGTGAATCCATCGGCAAAGTGTATGAGGCGCTGGAGAAGCTGGTGGAGAACAGCAGGGATATTTCCCGGATCACCAATTCGATCACAGAGATTTCCAAGCAGACGAATATTCTCTCACTGAATGCCTCCATTGAAGCGGCGCGGGCCGGAGCAGCAGGCAAAGGCTTCGCTGTGATTGCCGGAGAAGTCCGGCATTTATCGGTGCAGACCAACGATTCTTCGATTCACATCAGCCGGATCATTCATGAGCTGCAGGACAGTATGGCAGAATTTCAGCAGCATATGCTGGAAACCAAAAAAAGCCTGGAAGAGCAGGATCATCAGGTTGCACAGACCCTTGCTTCCTTCGAGGCTATTGACGGATCGATTATGGGAATCAGCCGGCAGATCGGCCAGATTCACGGCAAGGTGGAGCAGACCCGTAAGCTTAATTCCCGGCTGGCCGAATCCATTCATTCCGTTGCTTCTGTAGCAGAAGAGACGGCTGCCGGGGTTCAGGAGGTCACTGCGTCCAGCACCCAGCAGGATCAGGCCATCCATGACATCGCCCGGCAGGCGGTGGAGATCAATGAGATTTCCCAGCGGTTGTTCAGGGAGATCAATATTTTCAAAATTGCTGAAAAATCAGAGGAGGGGGAACCCCGCTCCGGCCAGCTGCTGTCGATGGAAGAACACCGCAGCGGGGTTCAGCCTCCGGAAGAGAAGGACGACTTACTCGCGCTGGCCGAATGA
- a CDS encoding RNA polymerase sigma factor: protein MIILEKHTVIPADEQTLRLLGAALNRYCLALTRSGPEAEDLAQETWVKALGYRKFSITPNPEALLLRIAKNTWIDTTRRKSALGRALEQSQPEAAHPADPGSSAEIGIVFQALIKHLSPLQRSVFLLRDVLGYSANEAAQKLDTSEGAVKAALHRARTALTAVRRELLAHDGPAVSGDADFRALLQALAEAYEQGQLPVMLELLRQEKAAGMTMAVSSGTVHALYTDGGSCYGTSGFSGMNARMRMAA from the coding sequence GTGATAATTCTTGAAAAGCATACCGTGATCCCTGCGGATGAACAGACGCTCCGGCTGCTGGGTGCAGCCCTGAACCGTTATTGCCTTGCGCTCACCCGCTCCGGCCCCGAGGCCGAAGATCTGGCGCAGGAAACCTGGGTCAAAGCGCTCGGGTACCGCAAATTCAGCATCACTCCGAATCCTGAAGCCCTGCTGCTGCGGATTGCCAAAAATACATGGATTGATACCACCCGCCGTAAATCCGCCCTGGGGCGTGCTCTGGAACAAAGCCAGCCTGAAGCCGCACATCCGGCAGATCCGGGAAGCAGTGCAGAAATCGGGATTGTTTTCCAGGCTCTGATCAAACATTTGTCCCCGCTGCAGCGGTCTGTATTTCTGCTGCGCGATGTGCTGGGATATTCCGCAAATGAAGCTGCGCAGAAGCTGGACACCAGCGAAGGAGCTGTAAAAGCCGCGCTTCACCGTGCCCGTACGGCACTTACTGCTGTCCGCAGGGAATTGCTGGCCCATGACGGGCCTGCAGTATCCGGGGATGCTGATTTCCGGGCGCTGCTGCAGGCACTTGCAGAAGCCTACGAACAGGGGCAGCTTCCCGTGATGCTGGAGCTGCTGCGCCAGGAAAAGGCAGCCGGAATGACGATGGCGGTAAGCAGCGGAACCGTTCATGCGCTCTATACAGATGGGGGCAGCTGCTATGGAACTTCCGGCTTCAGCGGAATGAATGCCCGGATGCGGATGGCGGCTTAA